A region from the Triticum aestivum cultivar Chinese Spring chromosome 3D, IWGSC CS RefSeq v2.1, whole genome shotgun sequence genome encodes:
- the LOC123079022 gene encoding VQ motif-containing protein 4: MEPCTKQFLPMPPQDPNSPSSSTSSSSSSSTSPSHPYHRAQPPHPHNLPPSPRPVPRTIETTPFPTTFVQADTTSFKQVVQMLTGSEQSSKSAAAATTNGSAGNQAASGSGPCRPKKPSFKLYERRSSLKNLKMIAPLAMGAPPSTRNASAAPEILSPSVLDFPSLKLSSPVTPLTGDPFFPSPASSSGDAAERAAIADKGFFFHPSPRGAEPPRLLPLFPVSSPRMAAASATAAPAE; this comes from the coding sequence ATGGAGCCGTGCACCAAGCAGTTCCTCCCCATGCCTCCGCAGGACCCCAactccccgtcgtcgtccacctcctcttcctcctcctcctccacctcgccgtcTCACCCCTACCACCGCGCCCAGCCGCCGCACCCGCACAACCTTCCGCCCTCCCCCAGGCCCGTTCCCCGCACCATCGAGACCACCCCTTTCCCCACCACCTTCGTCCAGGCCGACACCACCTCCTTCAAGCAGGTCGTCCAGATGCTCACCGGCTCCGAGCAGTCCTCCAAGAGCGCCGCCGCGGCGACGACCAACGGCAGCGCCGGGAACCAGGCGGCGAGCGGGAGCGGCCCGTGCCGCCCGAAGAAGCCGTCCTTCAAGCTGTACGAGCGGCGGAGCAGCCTCAAGAACCTCAAGATGATCGCGCCGCTGGCCATGGGGGCGCCGCCGTCGACGAGGAACGCCTCCGCCGCGCCGGAGATCCTGTCTCCGAGCGTCCTGGACTTCCCGTCCCTGAAGCTCAGCAGCCCGGTGACGCCGCTCACCGGCGACCCCTTCTTCCCCTCGCCGGCGTCGTCCTCGGGGGACGCCGCCGAGCGCGCGGCCATCGCCGACAAGGGCTTCTTCTTCCACCCTTCGCCGCGGGGCGCCGAGCCGCCGCGGCTCCTCCCGCTGTTCCCCGTCAGCTCGCCCAGGATGGCCGCCGCGTccgcgacggcggcgccggccgagTGA